In Vagococcus luciliae, one genomic interval encodes:
- the gpsB gene encoding cell division regulator GpsB yields MTKLNLSAKDILQKEFKSKVRGYDPVEVDEFLDTIIKDYETYNQELLALKEENHRLVNKVDQLTQSQATLSRMKQEVPNPSSVTNFDILKRLSNLEKEVFGKKLEQPSSSSSVNMNEQARESLSSAAQKFLDNEDLGATRRY; encoded by the coding sequence GTGACTAAATTAAATTTATCAGCAAAAGATATTTTGCAAAAAGAATTTAAGTCAAAAGTTCGTGGATACGATCCAGTTGAAGTTGACGAATTTTTGGATACCATTATTAAAGATTACGAAACATACAATCAAGAATTATTAGCATTAAAGGAAGAAAATCATCGTTTGGTTAACAAAGTGGATCAGTTAACACAGAGTCAGGCAACGTTATCTCGTATGAAACAGGAAGTGCCAAATCCATCTTCTGTGACAAATTTTGATATATTAAAACGATTATCTAATTTGGAAAAAGAAGTTTTTGGTAAAAAATTAGAACAACCTTCTAGTTCATCTTCTGTTAATATGAATGAGCAAGCTCGTGAGTCTTTATCTTCAGCGGCTCAAAAATTTTTAGATAATGAAGACTTAGGAGCAACACGTCGTTATTAA
- the recU gene encoding Holliday junction resolvase RecU, protein MTINYPNGIPKRYQKEAKIKKKQKPSFSNRGMSFEEFINQSNLYYLSKEIAVVHKKPTPIQIVHVNYPNRSAAVITEAYFKEASTTDYNGIYKGRYLDFEAKETKNKTSFPLHNFHAHQIKHMKQCLNQHGIVFVLIWFSSLQRCFFLSANHVIDYWENKETKRKSIPLKMIENCGYEIQLGVAPIVPYLSIIDHYILKGDSIYEK, encoded by the coding sequence TTGACTATTAATTACCCTAACGGTATTCCAAAGCGTTATCAAAAAGAAGCAAAAATAAAAAAAAAGCAAAAACCATCTTTTTCTAATCGTGGAATGTCTTTTGAAGAATTCATTAATCAAAGTAATTTATACTATTTATCCAAAGAGATAGCAGTTGTTCACAAAAAACCAACCCCTATCCAAATTGTTCATGTTAATTATCCCAACAGAAGTGCTGCTGTTATTACTGAAGCTTATTTTAAAGAAGCTTCTACAACAGATTATAATGGTATTTACAAAGGTAGATATCTTGATTTTGAAGCAAAAGAAACAAAAAATAAAACATCTTTTCCACTTCATAATTTCCATGCACATCAGATTAAGCATATGAAACAGTGTCTTAACCAGCATGGTATCGTTTTTGTCCTTATTTGGTTTTCTTCGTTGCAAAGATGTTTTTTTCTTTCTGCCAACCACGTCATTGATTATTGGGAAAATAAAGAAACAAAACGAAAGTCTATACCATTAAAAATGATAGAAAATTGTGGGTATGAAATACAATTAGGTGTTGCGCCAATTGTTCCTTATCTTTCAATTATTGATCACTATATATTAAAAGGAGATTCTATTTATGAAAAATAG
- a CDS encoding PBP1A family penicillin-binding protein — protein sequence MKNSSNGKKEPQKRQKRNVKKGILIFLAVLLALIVIPVIGGAGLFFYYAKDAPTLDYKKLEDTRSSKIYAMNGDMILEIGEKKREIIEPNQIPPMLKEAIISIEDKRFEKHKGVDPIRIAGAAISNIKGTSRQGGSTLTQQLIKLSFFSTKKEDQTIKRKAQEAWLAVELEQKKSKDEILTYYINRVYMANGIYGMQTAAKNYFNKNLDELSLAQYALLAGMPQAPIDYDPYTHPDMATKRRDLVLSEMLKDKIISQKEYEEAKGTKVEDGLMPLKKDSTTQVVTDNYVKQVIDEVQSKTNKNVYTDGLDIYTNMDLDAQTYLYNLVNSDESAINFPDDEFQATATLIDVKNGDVRAQIGGRKLGDGALNDNKAVTAKRNIGSTAKPLVAYAPTIEDLNYGSGQIYADMPYQYSDGTEVYDYDRSYRGNLTMRESLVDSRNIPALKALKEVGDDKSKDFISSLGLTNKVYEGTAIGFESSSEKLAASYAAFANGGIYYEPSYVNKVVYSDGTEESFDSKGQRAMKESTAFIITDMLKDVINRGTGTQAQINGIVQAGKTGTSNYDDDVLYKVKGEGSPDITFVGYTPKYSLAVWTGYDDYFQPITLYNQQLAMDIYREFMSYLYQNIEPTDWKQPSNVVRIGNEVYVKGHTQQTQPSYNYYKQSEGVTDYNYYQPEESKATKPSSKKEETKSEKKEETPEATKEKPTTNDNNQNNSNQNNNDSQNNETNNSEENNASSPINSQSHNNN from the coding sequence ATGAAAAATAGTTCTAACGGAAAAAAAGAGCCGCAAAAAAGACAAAAAAGGAATGTTAAAAAAGGAATACTTATTTTCCTAGCTGTCTTACTTGCTCTAATCGTTATACCCGTCATCGGCGGAGCTGGATTGTTCTTTTATTACGCGAAGGATGCACCTACCCTCGACTATAAAAAATTAGAGGATACACGTTCATCAAAAATTTATGCGATGAACGGAGATATGATTTTAGAAATTGGGGAGAAAAAACGTGAAATTATCGAACCAAATCAAATTCCTCCAATGTTAAAAGAAGCCATTATTTCTATAGAAGATAAGCGTTTCGAAAAACATAAAGGAGTTGACCCTATTCGGATTGCTGGAGCTGCTATTTCAAACATAAAAGGAACTAGCCGACAAGGTGGTAGTACTTTAACACAACAGTTAATTAAACTGTCTTTCTTCTCAACTAAAAAGGAAGATCAAACAATTAAGCGAAAAGCCCAAGAAGCATGGTTAGCAGTGGAATTAGAACAGAAAAAATCAAAAGATGAAATACTAACTTACTATATTAATAGAGTTTATATGGCAAACGGTATATACGGAATGCAGACAGCCGCAAAAAACTATTTTAATAAAAATCTAGATGAATTATCATTAGCCCAATATGCTCTTTTAGCTGGCATGCCACAAGCTCCAATTGATTATGACCCATACACTCATCCAGATATGGCAACAAAAAGACGTGATTTAGTTTTAAGTGAGATGTTAAAAGATAAAATTATTTCTCAAAAAGAATATGAAGAAGCTAAAGGAACAAAAGTAGAAGATGGTCTAATGCCATTAAAGAAAGACTCTACCACGCAAGTTGTTACAGATAACTACGTTAAACAAGTCATTGATGAAGTACAATCAAAAACAAATAAAAATGTGTATACTGATGGATTAGATATCTATACAAATATGGATTTAGATGCACAAACTTATTTATATAATCTCGTAAATAGTGATGAATCTGCTATTAATTTTCCTGATGATGAATTTCAAGCAACTGCTACTTTAATTGATGTAAAAAATGGTGATGTTCGCGCACAAATTGGTGGACGAAAATTAGGTGATGGTGCTCTAAATGATAATAAAGCAGTCACAGCTAAACGAAATATTGGGTCAACAGCTAAACCCTTGGTAGCTTATGCTCCAACCATTGAAGATTTAAATTATGGATCTGGTCAAATTTATGCCGATATGCCCTATCAATATTCTGATGGAACTGAGGTATACGATTATGACCGTTCATATCGTGGAAATTTAACTATGAGAGAATCTCTCGTTGATTCTAGAAACATCCCTGCATTAAAAGCTTTGAAAGAAGTAGGCGATGATAAGTCAAAAGACTTTATTTCAAGTTTAGGCTTAACAAATAAAGTTTATGAAGGAACTGCCATTGGATTCGAATCTTCTTCTGAAAAACTTGCGGCATCATACGCTGCGTTTGCTAATGGTGGAATTTATTATGAACCAAGTTATGTTAACAAAGTTGTATATTCTGATGGAACTGAAGAATCTTTTGATTCCAAGGGTCAGCGTGCAATGAAGGAATCAACTGCTTTTATCATTACTGATATGTTAAAAGATGTCATTAACCGTGGTACTGGTACTCAGGCACAAATAAATGGTATTGTTCAAGCTGGAAAGACTGGAACGAGTAATTATGATGATGATGTGCTTTACAAAGTAAAAGGTGAAGGAAGTCCGGATATTACATTTGTCGGATATACACCAAAATATTCTCTGGCTGTTTGGACAGGATATGACGATTATTTCCAACCCATCACTTTATATAATCAACAATTAGCTATGGATATTTACAGGGAATTCATGTCTTATCTTTACCAAAATATTGAACCAACGGACTGGAAACAACCTTCTAACGTAGTAAGAATTGGAAATGAAGTTTATGTTAAAGGGCACACACAACAAACTCAACCAAGTTACAATTACTATAAACAATCAGAAGGAGTAACTGATTATAACTACTATCAACCAGAAGAATCTAAAGCAACAAAACCTTCATCTAAAAAAGAAGAGACTAAATCAGAAAAAAAAGAGGAAACGCCTGAAGCAACTAAAGAAAAACCAACAACTAATGACAACAACCAAAATAACAGTAATCAAAATAACAATGATAGTCAAAATAATGAGACTAATAATAGCGAAGAAAACAATGCATCCTCTCCTATAAACTCTCAATCTCATAATAATAATTAA
- the nth gene encoding endonuclease III has product MLSKKRTMEAIDLMKEFYPNAKGELNHDTPFQYLIAVILSAQATDVSVNKATPFLFEVYPTANDLAKAPLEDVMMRIKTIGLYKTKAKNIIKTSQLLVDKFDGEVPRTKKELMSLPGVGRKTANVVAGDMFNVPSIAVDTHVERVSKRLRICKQSATADEVEETLMKKVPEERWVDTHHTMILFGRYHCTARKPKCEGCLLLDLCAEGQKNMKK; this is encoded by the coding sequence ATGTTATCTAAAAAAAGAACGATGGAAGCCATTGATTTGATGAAAGAATTTTATCCAAATGCTAAAGGGGAATTAAATCATGATACCCCATTTCAGTATCTGATAGCAGTGATATTAAGTGCTCAAGCAACAGATGTGTCAGTAAATAAAGCGACGCCATTTTTATTTGAGGTATACCCAACAGCAAATGATTTAGCTAAAGCACCGCTAGAAGATGTGATGATGCGTATTAAAACAATTGGACTTTATAAAACAAAAGCGAAAAATATTATTAAAACTTCCCAGCTGTTAGTTGACAAATTTGACGGGGAAGTTCCTCGTACAAAGAAGGAATTAATGAGTTTACCAGGAGTAGGAAGAAAAACAGCTAATGTGGTGGCTGGAGATATGTTTAATGTGCCTTCTATAGCAGTAGATACACATGTTGAACGAGTTAGTAAAAGGTTAAGAATTTGTAAGCAGTCTGCAACAGCTGATGAAGTGGAAGAAACATTGATGAAAAAAGTACCGGAAGAACGTTGGGTAGATACTCATCATACGATGATTCTATTTGGTCGTTACCACTGTACAGCTAGAAAACCAAAATGTGAAGGATGTTTGTTATTAGATTTATGTGCTGAAGGGCAAAAAAATATGAAAAAATAA
- a CDS encoding DnaD domain-containing protein produces MLSLDYYLNSGTTTVSNLLFKYYKKIGMTDSEMILYLQLLQCSQKGNDFPTMDIIAQYMGITNEIGYQMVQQLMTKGVLSIETSRNEFGKTEDRYDLTLVYEKIENVMTKEAVQTTEKIQEDKKVNLFNKFEQEFGRSLSPIEMETIQQWLNEDKYSVELIELALREAILNQAYSLKYMDRILLNWERKNLHSKQAIQKDQKQRLKEIDEKKQTTTDEKLPEIPMYNWLNPHDK; encoded by the coding sequence ATGTTATCACTAGATTATTACTTAAATTCAGGGACAACAACTGTTTCAAATTTATTGTTTAAATATTATAAAAAAATTGGTATGACGGACTCTGAAATGATACTTTATTTACAATTATTACAATGTAGTCAAAAAGGAAATGATTTTCCAACAATGGATATCATTGCACAATATATGGGCATAACAAATGAAATAGGCTATCAAATGGTTCAACAATTAATGACAAAAGGCGTTTTATCTATTGAAACAAGTCGTAATGAATTTGGCAAAACAGAAGATCGCTATGATTTAACGTTAGTCTATGAAAAGATAGAAAATGTTATGACTAAAGAAGCAGTTCAGACAACAGAAAAAATTCAAGAAGACAAAAAAGTAAATTTATTTAATAAGTTTGAACAAGAATTTGGTAGATCTTTATCACCAATAGAAATGGAGACTATTCAACAGTGGTTAAATGAGGATAAATATTCCGTTGAATTAATTGAATTAGCTCTTCGTGAAGCCATACTAAACCAAGCTTATAGTTTAAAGTATATGGACCGAATTTTATTAAATTGGGAAAGAAAAAATTTGCATTCTAAACAAGCAATACAAAAGGATCAAAAACAGCGTTTAAAAGAAATAGATGAAAAAAAACAGACAACAACTGATGAAAAGCTGCCAGAAATACCGATGTATAATTGGCTAAATCCACATGATAAATAG
- a CDS encoding NAD(P)H-dependent flavin oxidoreductase → MTLINELLGIKYPIIQGAMAKISTSELVSAVSEAGGLGVIASGGMTTEQVREEVRKTQKLTDKPFAVNVMLMMENRDDIIDVVIEEGVKIITSGAGTPKPYMKRLKEAGVIVMPVVPNVDIALKMEKLGADAVIVEGMEAGGHIGEVCTFPLVSAATQALSIPVVAAGGLSNGQSLAAALALGAKGVQMGTVYLATKECPVSDAYKEQILLSNETSTVVTGRKNGAPVRNIRNEMTSHYLELEAKEVSRDELEALTIGSLYKAVKEGDMVNGSVMAGQIIGTISTIKTVQELHDDILEQYRKVSLPKI, encoded by the coding sequence ATGACATTAATTAATGAGTTATTAGGAATAAAATACCCAATTATTCAAGGAGCAATGGCCAAAATATCGACATCAGAATTAGTTAGTGCTGTATCAGAAGCAGGAGGACTTGGAGTTATTGCTTCTGGTGGTATGACAACGGAACAAGTAAGAGAAGAAGTCCGAAAAACGCAAAAACTAACAGATAAGCCATTTGCGGTTAATGTGATGTTGATGATGGAAAACCGAGATGACATTATTGATGTGGTGATTGAAGAAGGTGTTAAAATTATTACCTCAGGTGCAGGAACACCAAAACCATATATGAAACGTTTAAAAGAAGCAGGTGTTATTGTCATGCCTGTTGTTCCAAATGTTGACATTGCCTTAAAGATGGAAAAATTAGGAGCGGATGCGGTGATTGTTGAAGGAATGGAAGCAGGAGGACATATTGGAGAAGTTTGTACATTTCCATTAGTGTCTGCGGCAACACAAGCGTTGAGTATTCCAGTTGTGGCTGCAGGAGGGTTATCGAATGGGCAATCGTTGGCTGCAGCATTAGCATTAGGTGCAAAGGGGGTTCAGATGGGAACAGTTTACTTAGCAACAAAAGAGTGCCCAGTCTCAGATGCGTATAAAGAACAAATCCTTTTATCTAATGAAACCTCAACCGTTGTGACAGGACGAAAAAATGGGGCTCCTGTAAGAAACATCCGCAACGAGATGACAAGTCACTATTTAGAATTAGAGGCTAAGGAAGTATCAAGAGATGAATTAGAAGCTTTAACTATAGGCTCTTTGTATAAGGCTGTTAAGGAAGGTGACATGGTGAATGGTTCGGTGATGGCTGGACAAATTATTGGGACAATTTCGACAATAAAAACAGTTCAAGAATTACATGATGACATTCTAGAGCAGTATAGAAAAGTATCACTGCCTAAAATATAG
- a CDS encoding FMN-dependent NADH-azoreductase, with amino-acid sequence MSNVLVIKAHPLTTDDSRTLKVLDTFLTSYKESHPTDMVEFVDVYDDFIPEIDKDILTGWTNLREGKEITEEQTKKIERFSELTEQFLNSDKIIVANPLWNLNIPTKLKAWIDTIVVAGKTFKYTETGKIPLVPGKKMLHIQASGGIHSGEDTSSKYVKEIFNFVGVEETDSIIIEGLDYQPDKADDILASIIENTKELAKTF; translated from the coding sequence ATGTCAAATGTATTAGTTATTAAAGCACACCCATTAACAACGGATGATTCACGTACCCTTAAAGTATTAGATACCTTTTTGACATCTTACAAAGAAAGTCACCCAACAGATATGGTTGAATTCGTTGATGTTTACGATGATTTCATACCAGAAATTGACAAAGATATCTTAACTGGTTGGACTAATTTAAGAGAAGGAAAAGAAATTACGGAAGAACAAACAAAAAAAATTGAACGTTTTTCTGAATTGACTGAACAATTTCTGAATTCAGATAAAATTATCGTAGCTAATCCTTTATGGAATTTAAATATTCCAACTAAATTAAAAGCATGGATTGATACCATCGTTGTTGCAGGCAAGACGTTTAAATACACTGAAACTGGTAAAATCCCCTTGGTTCCAGGGAAAAAAATGTTGCACATTCAAGCAAGTGGGGGCATTCACTCTGGTGAAGATACTTCTTCTAAATATGTCAAAGAGATCTTTAACTTTGTTGGTGTAGAAGAAACAGATTCTATTATCATTGAGGGATTAGACTATCAACCAGACAAAGCAGATGACATCTTGGCATCTATTATTGAAAACACAAAAGAATTAGCTAAAACCTTCTAA
- the upp gene encoding uracil phosphoribosyltransferase: protein MGKFQVIDHPLIQHKLTIIREKNCGTKVFREVVDEIAMLMAYEVSRDMPLEDIEIETPMGTSVQKTLTGKKVAIIPILRAGIGMVDGMLELIPAAKVGHVGLYRDHDTLEPVEYFVKLPADIADRQLFVVDPMLATGGSAIMAIDLLKRRGATNIKFVCLVSAPEGIKALQEAHPDVDIYTAGLDEKLNEEGYIVPGLGDAGDRLFGTK from the coding sequence ATGGGAAAATTTCAAGTGATAGATCATCCGTTAATCCAACACAAGTTAACAATTATCAGAGAAAAAAATTGTGGAACAAAGGTTTTCAGAGAAGTTGTTGATGAGATTGCTATGTTAATGGCTTATGAGGTGTCTCGTGATATGCCATTAGAAGACATTGAAATTGAAACACCAATGGGAACGTCAGTACAAAAAACGTTAACTGGTAAGAAAGTAGCGATTATCCCAATCTTAAGAGCAGGTATTGGAATGGTTGATGGTATGTTAGAATTAATACCAGCAGCTAAAGTTGGACATGTTGGTTTATATCGTGACCATGACACTTTAGAACCAGTTGAATATTTTGTTAAATTACCAGCAGATATTGCTGATAGACAATTATTTGTTGTAGACCCAATGTTAGCAACAGGTGGATCAGCTATTATGGCAATTGATTTATTAAAACGTCGTGGTGCAACAAATATTAAATTTGTTTGTTTAGTATCAGCTCCAGAAGGTATCAAAGCTCTTCAAGAAGCTCATCCAGATGTTGATATCTATACTGCCGGTTTAGATGAAAAATTAAACGAAGAAGGTTACATTGTTCCTGGTTTAGGGGATGCTGGTGACCGTTTATTTGGTACTAAATAA
- the glyA gene encoding serine hydroxymethyltransferase: MDYKKEDAVLWDAIANEKQRQQETIELIASENFVSEAVMVAQGSVLTNKYAEGYPGRRYYGGCEFVDVVENLAIDRAKDLFQADFANVQAHSGSQANTAAYLSLVEEGDTVMGMDLTAGGHLTHGSPVNFSGKTYNFVSYGVDPVTEVIDYEVVRILARKHQPKLIVAGASAYSRDIDFKKFREIADSVGAKLMVDMAHIAGLVATGLHQNPVPYADIVTSTTHKTLRGPRGGLILTNSPELAKKINSAIFPGIQGGPLEHVIAGKAAAFREALLPEFKDYSKQVLANAKAMARVINQTPGARLISGDTDNHLLLIDVTGFKLTGKEAEAILDSVHITVNKNTIPFESQSPFVTSGIRIGTPAITTRGFKEEDAKKVAELIVEALTYHEEESVLEKVRKEVAELLKSHPLYK; encoded by the coding sequence ATGGATTATAAAAAAGAAGATGCTGTTTTGTGGGATGCTATAGCTAATGAAAAACAAAGACAACAAGAAACAATAGAGCTAATTGCTTCAGAAAATTTTGTATCTGAGGCTGTTATGGTAGCTCAAGGAAGTGTGTTAACAAACAAATATGCTGAAGGATATCCTGGACGCAGATATTATGGTGGCTGTGAGTTTGTTGATGTAGTAGAAAATTTAGCAATTGATCGTGCGAAAGATTTATTTCAAGCTGATTTTGCTAATGTTCAGGCTCATTCAGGTTCACAAGCTAACACTGCAGCTTATTTATCATTAGTTGAAGAAGGCGACACAGTGATGGGAATGGACCTAACAGCAGGTGGGCATTTAACGCATGGTTCTCCAGTAAACTTTAGTGGTAAAACATATAACTTTGTGTCATATGGTGTAGATCCAGTGACAGAAGTTATCGACTATGAAGTGGTGAGAATTTTAGCAAGAAAACATCAACCAAAACTGATTGTAGCTGGAGCAAGTGCATACTCTAGAGACATTGATTTCAAGAAATTTAGAGAAATAGCAGATAGTGTTGGAGCTAAATTAATGGTGGATATGGCTCATATTGCTGGACTTGTTGCAACAGGTCTACATCAAAATCCAGTTCCATATGCAGATATTGTGACATCAACGACTCATAAAACATTAAGAGGTCCTAGAGGTGGTCTTATTTTAACTAACTCTCCAGAATTAGCTAAAAAGATAAATAGTGCTATTTTCCCAGGTATTCAAGGTGGTCCATTAGAGCATGTAATAGCAGGAAAAGCTGCGGCATTTAGAGAAGCACTATTACCAGAATTTAAAGATTATAGTAAACAAGTATTAGCAAATGCTAAGGCTATGGCTCGTGTAATCAATCAAACACCAGGAGCTCGTTTAATTAGTGGTGATACAGATAATCATTTATTATTGATAGATGTGACAGGATTTAAGTTAACTGGTAAAGAAGCAGAAGCTATTTTAGATAGTGTGCATATTACAGTTAATAAAAATACCATCCCATTTGAGAGCCAAAGTCCATTTGTAACAAGTGGCATCCGTATTGGAACACCCGCTATTACAACACGTGGATTTAAAGAAGAAGATGCTAAAAAAGTAGCTGAATTAATTGTTGAAGCACTAACTTATCATGAAGAAGAGAGTGTATTAGAGAAAGTGAGAAAAGAAGTAGCAGAGCTATTAAAGAGTCATCCACTTTATAAATAA